A genomic segment from candidate division WOR-3 bacterium encodes:
- a CDS encoding acyl carrier protein → MALVDDVKNIIVEQLHVTPEKVTETAHFVDDLGADSLDIVELVMAFEEKFGIEIPDEDSQQLVTVGKAVEYLQKKLEEKGKK, encoded by the coding sequence ATGGCACTAGTGGACGATGTCAAGAACATCATCGTCGAACAACTGCACGTGACGCCTGAGAAAGTGACTGAAACCGCCCATTTCGTGGATGACTTGGGCGCGGATTCGCTCGACATCGTCGAGTTGGTCATGGCTTTCGAGGAGAAATTCGGTATCGAGATTCCGGACGAGGATTCCCAGCAGCTTGTGACTGTGGGCAAGGCGGTAGAGTACTTGCAGAAGAAACTTGAGGAAAAGGGCAAGAAGTAG